Proteins co-encoded in one Kribbella qitaiheensis genomic window:
- a CDS encoding nucleoside hydrolase, with product MKPVILDVDTGLDDACALLLAARHPDLELLAVTCVGGNVGLDQVVVNTLTVLEAAGRPDVPVARGAATPLLQPVRAAPHVHGVDGLGNLDWPRSTRTTDPRHAVELLRDVLLEAARTGDKATLIPLAPMTNIALLLRTYPEAAAGLAEIVFMGGAAGIGNATASAEFNIWTDPEAAAIVLAAAGELGVPVTMYGLDVFYDVKITLDEARDLKGSPSADLARALIEKRSELYGAEGASIGDGGAVCAVIDPAGLTTQAFPLRVELSGSWSRGRTIVDTRDWTQDLSSDPYGAAPTVVQVATAVDARSYADLWLRTVG from the coding sequence ATGAAACCGGTCATCCTCGACGTCGACACCGGGCTCGACGACGCCTGCGCGCTGCTGCTCGCCGCCCGCCATCCGGACCTCGAACTGCTGGCGGTGACCTGCGTCGGCGGCAACGTCGGTCTGGACCAGGTCGTCGTCAACACCCTCACCGTTCTCGAAGCAGCCGGCCGCCCGGACGTCCCGGTGGCTCGCGGAGCCGCCACACCGCTCCTGCAGCCGGTACGGGCCGCGCCGCATGTCCACGGCGTCGATGGACTCGGCAACCTCGACTGGCCCCGATCAACCCGTACTACGGACCCGCGGCACGCTGTCGAACTGCTCCGCGACGTACTGCTCGAGGCCGCCCGGACCGGCGACAAGGCGACGCTGATCCCGCTGGCGCCGATGACCAACATCGCGTTGCTGCTGAGGACCTATCCCGAAGCGGCCGCCGGACTGGCCGAGATCGTCTTCATGGGCGGCGCGGCCGGGATCGGCAACGCCACCGCCTCGGCGGAGTTCAACATCTGGACCGACCCGGAGGCCGCCGCGATCGTGCTGGCGGCGGCGGGCGAACTCGGCGTACCGGTCACCATGTACGGCCTCGATGTGTTCTACGACGTCAAGATCACGCTCGACGAGGCACGCGACTTGAAGGGATCTCCGTCGGCCGACCTGGCCCGCGCCCTGATCGAGAAGCGGAGCGAGCTGTACGGCGCGGAGGGCGCGAGCATCGGGGACGGCGGGGCTGTGTGCGCCGTGATCGACCCCGCCGGCCTGACCACGCAGGCGTTCCCGCTCCGGGTCGAGCTGTCCGGCAGTTGGTCGAGGGGACGCACGATCGTCGACACCCGGGACTGGACCCAGGACCTGAGCAGCGATCCGTACGGCGCGGCGCCGACCGTGGTGCAGGTGGCTACCGCGGTTGACGCGCGCAGCTACGCGGATCTCTGGTTGCGCACGGTCGGCTGA